A genome region from Jeongeupia sp. HS-3 includes the following:
- a CDS encoding transposase yields MTQIRRTFPESFKREAVEQILAGTPLRHVAQAFGITEGLLGKWKRQFLLKGMDAFPGHGKQLGEAAELKRLRDDLARVTMERDVLKKALAIFSQPTK; encoded by the coding sequence ATGACCCAAATCCGCCGTACCTTTCCCGAGTCCTTCAAGCGGGAAGCTGTTGAGCAAATCCTGGCTGGCACGCCGCTACGTCACGTGGCGCAGGCCTTCGGCATCACCGAAGGCCTGCTGGGCAAATGGAAACGCCAGTTTCTGCTCAAGGGCATGGATGCCTTTCCTGGTCATGGCAAGCAACTGGGCGAAGCAGCCGAACTCAAGCGTCTGCGCGATGATCTAGCACGCGTCACCATGGAGCGTGACGTCCTAAAAAAAGCGCTCGCCATCTTCTCGCAGCCCACGAAGTGA
- a CDS encoding DUF4376 domain-containing protein has translation MLFSASRMGFFDADQRADYEVAGTWPDDAVEISDALYRSLMAPRDDGKVMDVSPDGMPALVDPPPPAPVPVDALRQLARDAINQWRDRQEQGVIQFEHAGHRWDGGLKVRDRLNTTLGTLKAYGVPDDFFWTSADNIDVPMTHLELQALYEAHERAVFYQGWQIHQRQRELKRQVDAADAVWLQTFVPNWPMD, from the coding sequence ATGCTTTTTAGCGCAAGCCGGATGGGCTTTTTCGATGCCGATCAACGCGCCGACTATGAGGTCGCCGGCACATGGCCGGACGATGCGGTCGAGATCAGCGACGCGCTGTACCGATCGCTCATGGCACCGCGCGATGACGGCAAAGTGATGGATGTCAGCCCGGACGGCATGCCGGCGCTGGTTGATCCACCGCCGCCGGCGCCCGTGCCTGTTGATGCGTTGCGGCAACTCGCCCGCGACGCAATCAATCAATGGCGCGACCGGCAGGAACAGGGCGTGATTCAGTTCGAGCACGCCGGCCACCGCTGGGATGGCGGCCTCAAGGTGCGCGATCGGCTCAACACCACGCTCGGCACGCTCAAGGCCTACGGCGTACCGGACGATTTCTTCTGGACTTCCGCCGACAACATCGACGTACCGATGACCCATCTTGAGTTGCAGGCGCTGTACGAGGCACACGAGCGCGCGGTCTTCTATCAGGGCTGGCAAATCCATCAGCGGCAGCGCGAGCTGAAACGCCAGGTCGACGCTGCCGATGCGGTATGGCTGCAAACCTTCGTACCCAATTGGCCTATGGATTGA
- a CDS encoding DUF3293 domain-containing protein, which yields MTPAERASLDAAYRATRYVVPALQLVLRIGRSHPDLDAVLQQHGVVAWAFVSAANPRSVALCEHENRARHQNLLDALVAQGLTHFDGLGEPADRNWAPELSVLVLDLSQDAARCLGCQFDQSAVVWGEYGAVAELCWCECVVGA from the coding sequence ATGACCCCGGCCGAGCGCGCCAGCCTCGATGCAGCCTACCGTGCTACCCGTTACGTGGTGCCGGCGCTGCAACTGGTGCTGCGGATCGGCCGCAGCCATCCCGATCTCGACGCCGTGCTGCAACAGCACGGCGTTGTTGCGTGGGCTTTCGTCTCGGCGGCGAATCCGCGCTCGGTGGCTTTGTGCGAGCACGAAAATCGCGCCCGCCACCAAAACCTGCTCGACGCGCTGGTGGCGCAGGGGCTGACCCATTTCGACGGTCTCGGCGAGCCGGCGGATCGGAACTGGGCGCCCGAACTCTCTGTGTTGGTGCTGGATCTCTCGCAGGATGCTGCGCGATGCCTTGGGTGCCAATTTGATCAGAGCGCCGTCGTCTGGGGTGAGTATGGTGCTGTTGCCGAGCTATGTTGGTGTGAGTGCGTCGTGGGTGCCTGA
- a CDS encoding inositol monophosphatase family protein, whose amino-acid sequence MHPMLNTAVRAARRAASVIQRASNNLDLITPEKKGHNDFVSEVDRAAEQAIIETILEAYPTHAIIAEESGARGNSEYVWIIDPLDGTTNFLHGFPQYAVSIALEHRGVITQAVVYDPNRNDLFTATRGVGAFLNDRRIRVSKVRDLSDALVGTGFPYTKFDNLDAYMAIFRDMAQKAAGVRRPGAAALDLAYVACGRFDGFFEFDLKLVDIAAGTLLVQEAGGLVTDFAGEEKYLESGDVLCGTPRVFGQMLQMIKQYNIK is encoded by the coding sequence ATGCATCCGATGCTCAACACGGCAGTTCGTGCCGCCCGCCGCGCCGCCTCTGTTATTCAGCGCGCTTCGAACAACCTCGATCTGATCACGCCGGAAAAGAAAGGCCACAACGATTTCGTCTCTGAAGTCGATCGTGCTGCCGAGCAAGCGATCATCGAAACCATCCTCGAGGCCTATCCGACGCACGCGATCATCGCCGAAGAATCCGGTGCGCGCGGCAATTCGGAATACGTGTGGATCATCGATCCGCTTGATGGTACCACCAACTTCCTGCACGGTTTCCCGCAATACGCGGTGTCAATCGCGCTGGAACATCGCGGCGTGATCACCCAGGCCGTGGTTTACGACCCGAACCGCAATGACCTGTTTACCGCGACCCGCGGCGTCGGTGCTTTCCTGAACGATCGCCGTATCCGTGTTTCCAAGGTGCGCGATCTGTCCGATGCGCTGGTGGGTACTGGCTTCCCGTACACCAAGTTCGACAATCTCGATGCCTATATGGCCATCTTCCGCGACATGGCGCAAAAGGCCGCCGGTGTGCGTCGCCCGGGTGCCGCCGCGCTGGATCTGGCTTATGTCGCCTGCGGCCGCTTCGACGGTTTCTTCGAATTCGATCTCAAGCTTGTCGATATCGCTGCCGGTACGCTGCTGGTGCAAGAGGCGGGCGGTCTGGTGACCGACTTCGCTGGCGAAGAAAAGTATCTGGAGTCGGGTGACGTGCTCTGCGGTACGCCGCGCGTGTTCGGTCAGATGCTGCAAATGATCAAGCAGTACAACATCAAGTAA
- a CDS encoding RNA methyltransferase, giving the protein MNPNTSDNTLDPNHEANQQLERFRVVLSHTSHPGNIGSTARAMKTMGLTRLYLVNPKEFPSEVAVALASNAHDLLDSAIIVDSMEKALEGTTLQVAMTARRRELAQPLQTPRQLVPELVNEARHGGEIALVFGTEMSGLTIDEVQLCNRRVTIPTNPDYSSLNLAQAVQVLCYELRATLLDDVSHLEERRNYASHEYIELFYKHLEETLTTIGFLKPKAPKRLMPRLRRMYQRIDLEQEEVDILRGILRATLEYKHKSPPKDDTP; this is encoded by the coding sequence ATGAATCCCAATACTTCAGACAATACCCTCGACCCCAATCACGAAGCCAATCAACAGCTTGAGCGTTTTCGTGTGGTGCTTTCGCACACTTCCCATCCCGGCAACATAGGCTCGACTGCGCGCGCGATGAAAACCATGGGGCTGACCCGGCTCTATCTGGTCAACCCCAAGGAGTTCCCCTCCGAGGTGGCCGTTGCACTGGCGTCGAACGCACACGACCTGCTGGATAGCGCCATCATCGTCGATTCGATGGAAAAGGCACTCGAAGGCACGACCCTGCAAGTGGCAATGACGGCACGCCGGCGCGAGCTGGCGCAACCGCTGCAGACACCTCGGCAGCTGGTGCCGGAACTGGTGAACGAAGCCCGCCACGGCGGCGAGATCGCCTTGGTATTCGGCACCGAAATGAGCGGACTGACGATCGACGAGGTGCAACTTTGCAATCGCCGCGTCACCATCCCGACCAATCCGGATTATTCGAGCCTGAATCTGGCGCAGGCAGTGCAAGTCTTGTGTTACGAGCTGCGCGCCACGCTGCTTGATGACGTCAGCCACCTGGAAGAGCGGCGCAACTACGCCAGCCACGAGTACATCGAACTCTTCTATAAGCATCTGGAAGAAACGCTGACGACGATCGGCTTCCTCAAACCCAAGGCACCCAAGCGGCTGATGCCACGGCTGCGACGGATGTATCAGCGCATCGACCTGGAACAGGAAGAGGTCGATATCCTGCGCGGCATACTGCGGGCGACGCTGGAGTACAAGCATAAGTCACCGCCGAAAGACGACACGCCATAA